The following are encoded in a window of Acipenser ruthenus chromosome 26, fAciRut3.2 maternal haplotype, whole genome shotgun sequence genomic DNA:
- the LOC131701666 gene encoding alpha-galactosidase A-like, which yields MVKTGVSLVVTICALIYPVHLLDNGLAQTPTMGWLHWERFMCNVDCVNDPHNCISEQLYMQMADIMVQEGWKEAGYEYVCIDDCWLADERDSQDRLQPDPTRFPSGIKKLADYVHSKGLKLGIYQDVGNLTCAGYPGSHGYYDLDAETFADWGVDLLKFDGCNFGTLDILVEGYKNMSRALNATGRNILYSCEWPLYLWPFHQPNYTDIRQYCNHWRNYGDVYDSWQSVKSIIDWTAIHQNLIVPVAGPGGWNDPDMLVIGNFGLSWDQQVSQMAMWVIMAAPLLMSNDLRSIDPKSKMLLQNKHLIAINQDPLGRQGYRIGRVNSFDVWERPLSDGRYAFAVLNRQEIGGPRQFPLLLATLPSWKTCHPECRVTQILPSYQDLGVQNLFSALKLTINPSGTVLFTVTLNKGLAAEQKWNWNMTKKRKTPNSVF from the exons ATGGTTAAAACTGGGGTTAGTCTAGTAGTAACAATTTGTGCATTGATTTACCCAGTTCACTTACTGGACAATGGCCTTGCACAGACCCCAACCATGGGCTGGTTACATTGGGAAAGGTTTATGTGTAACGTTGACTGTGTGAACGATCCCCACAATTGTATAAG CGAGCAGCTCTACATGCAGATGGCTGACATTATGGTGCAGGAGGGCTGGAAGGAGGCTGGCTATGAGTATGTGTGCATCGATGACTGCTGGCTCGCCGATGAACGGGACTCCCAGGATCGGCTGCAGCCTGACCCCACACGCTTCCCCAGCGGGATCAAGAAGCTCGCCGACTAC GTTCACTCTAAAGGGCTGAAACTAGGGATCTACCAGGACGTTGGCAATCTGACCTGTGCTGGATACCCTGGGAGTCACGGATACTATGATTTGGACGCCGAGACCTTTGCAGATTGGGGGGTGGACCTGCTGAAATTTGATGGATGCAATTTTGGCACGTTGGACATACTAGTGGAAG gttatAAAAATATGTCCAGGGCCCTGAATGCGACTGGAAGGAATATTCTGTACTCTTGTGAATGGCCTCTATACCTGTGGCCGTTTCACCAG CCCAACTATACCGATATCCGTCAGTACTGCAACCACTGGCGAAACTATGGCGACGTGTATGATTCCTGGCAGAGTGTGAAAAGCATTATTGACTGGACTGCGATCCACCAGAATCTGATTGTGCCAGTGGCAGGACCGGGAGGGTGGAATGATCCGGATATG cTGGTGATCGGTAACTTTGGGCTGAGCTGGGACCAGCAGGTATCCCAGATGGCAATGTGGGTGATCATGGCAGCACCGCTGTTGATGTCCAATGACCTGCGCAGTATTGACCCGAAATCCAAAATGCTGCTGCAGAACAAGCACCTCATTGCCATCAACCAGGACCCCCTGGGCAGACAGGGCTACCGGATCGGCAGG GTGAACAGCTTTGACGTGTGGGAGCGGCCCCTGTCGGACGGTCGCTACGCGTTCGCGGTGCTGAACAGACAGGAGATCGGTGGCCCACGTCAGTTCCCTCTCTTGCTGGCTACTCTTCCCTCCTGGAAGACCTGCCATCCAGAATGCAGAGTTACCCAAATCCTCCCCAGTTACCAGGATCTGGGAGTCCAGAACCTGTTCTCTGCCCTAAAGCTCACAATCAACCCATCTGGGACAGTCCTGTTCACTGTGACATTGAACAAGGGTCTGGCTGCTGAACAAAAATGGAACTGGAACATGACCAAGAAGCGGAAAACTCCCAACTCTGTATTTTAA